A genomic window from Candidatus Delongbacteria bacterium includes:
- the arr gene encoding NAD(+)--rifampin ADP-ribosyltransferase, translated as MTAHPPVSQFYHGTRIERKMGDLIKPGDTRDGGGQNGSTAYVFLTSNLDEAIWEAEIAPGDGPARVYTVMPQGRVMHVSEIPGHESPGHPAMSSCSEEPLKVLGEVTEWLLYHGTRAVLKPGELLAPGHLANFGREARTANHVYLARTLEAAIWGAELAKGEGPGRIYIVEPTGPIEEDPNLTDRKFRGNPTKSYRSRDPLRIVGELSEWQGHSPARIQAMKEGLERLERQGLNHVDD; from the coding sequence ATGACAGCACATCCGCCAGTATCTCAATTCTACCATGGCACACGAATTGAACGCAAGATGGGCGACCTGATCAAACCCGGCGACACACGCGATGGTGGTGGCCAGAACGGGTCTACGGCCTACGTTTTTCTGACCTCCAACCTGGACGAAGCCATCTGGGAAGCGGAGATCGCCCCGGGCGATGGGCCGGCCAGAGTCTACACCGTCATGCCCCAGGGTCGGGTCATGCATGTCTCAGAAATTCCGGGCCATGAGTCACCGGGACATCCAGCCATGTCCTCCTGTTCCGAAGAGCCGCTGAAGGTCCTGGGTGAAGTCACGGAGTGGCTTCTGTACCACGGCACCCGGGCTGTGCTGAAGCCGGGCGAGCTGCTCGCGCCGGGCCATCTGGCGAACTTCGGGCGTGAAGCCAGGACAGCGAACCATGTGTATCTGGCCCGGACCCTGGAAGCCGCCATCTGGGGGGCAGAACTGGCGAAGGGTGAGGGACCCGGCCGGATCTACATTGTGGAACCCACCGGCCCGATCGAAGAGGACCCCAATCTGACCGACAGGAAGTTCCGCGGCAACCCGACCAAGTCATACCGTTCCCGTGATCCACTGCGCATCGTGGGCGAGCTCAGTGAGTGGCAGGGGCACTCGCCCGCCAGGATTCAAGCGATGAAGGAGGGCCTCGAGCGGCTTGAAAGACAGGGGCTGAATCATGTGGATGATTGA
- a CDS encoding T9SS type A sorting domain-containing protein — protein sequence MPYRLLIALLMVALPAWGRIIHVPQRYNNLQWALNVSLPGDTILVARGIYYGRFTSPTHSLTLCSNYPFTGDSADIAETILDGEYLGTILDIVCVDSSFTLCGMTLQHGMGQETGAGAYCFRGGAVQSSSSVDLEIRDVVFRENRALRDAPVLYFGENCTSASFNGNLSLRNIVCTDWALDEPPTYVTYAMKLICTGSRVIIDGVRFDGGSSPVGPMQLSAFRMDSVYVNDLQALNGENGFLSLHSSVVRTHGQVFSNIRMAADPGVSGCLFNLYANHYDVDSSVAIVRNIELSGLTTSLGLRVGSARTRIELDGLLIHGCRSTTTGSFASITSDVSCMMRDVELYDNSQVGTANAFCSVREFDCAGLSIHDCRATGNSYGFFHATSVLGSRVSDIQLYGNVSGDSLSNSTCRLLNLSGYDIDGAWIHDNRAIIPAAQGYGGRALQGAMCNASGDVLSVSNIRCENNRVDDLDPGDNPDLLLYSNHGRDFSASGSTSLTARNIVVLNSRQPNHNPERIVDSELVPHGLGSSLSLSGALHLFADSIWVEDVDDCGLELYGDSIRVTNAVFRSVERAAVQVKYSPAHVIHRDFHFRNLLVQDLVAVDNLLPANQRHLSRQAVIHVEPSQDHFEWAPRLRIENSTVTGSRGLRHLIHGITEMTLDMNNNLFWDNTVDVPAECEGTLTQTWLYNLVPPGFPEGDNYVGADPDFDPELGIPVLNETSVCIDGGNPAPVFNDAVDPEYPGIALWPGQGTVRNDIGYTGGPHAGDLEYVVPVESRPGGPPMRPSGFLLHPARPNPFNPSTLLSYTLGAPAEVELSVFTLQGRRVRSLVSGWQAAGLHEIVLESAGMASGLYLVALRGNGQCRTGKVLLLK from the coding sequence ATGCCGTACCGACTTCTCATCGCCCTGCTGATGGTGGCTCTGCCCGCCTGGGGCAGGATCATCCACGTGCCCCAGCGCTACAACAACCTTCAGTGGGCCTTGAATGTCTCCCTCCCCGGTGACACGATTCTGGTGGCGCGAGGTATCTACTACGGTCGATTCACCAGTCCGACCCACAGCCTCACCCTTTGCTCCAACTATCCATTCACGGGCGACAGCGCGGACATTGCCGAGACCATTCTGGACGGTGAATACCTGGGGACCATTCTGGACATCGTCTGTGTGGACAGCTCCTTCACGCTGTGCGGAATGACTCTGCAACACGGGATGGGGCAGGAGACGGGCGCCGGTGCGTACTGCTTCCGAGGAGGAGCGGTGCAATCCAGCAGCTCCGTCGATCTGGAAATCCGTGATGTGGTCTTCCGGGAGAATCGGGCACTCCGTGATGCGCCCGTGCTTTACTTCGGTGAGAATTGTACCTCGGCAAGTTTCAACGGCAACCTGAGCCTCAGGAACATTGTCTGTACGGACTGGGCCCTGGACGAGCCGCCCACCTATGTCACATATGCAATGAAACTCATCTGCACGGGATCGCGAGTGATCATTGACGGAGTGCGCTTCGATGGCGGAAGCTCTCCGGTGGGTCCGATGCAACTGAGCGCGTTTCGCATGGACTCGGTGTATGTCAACGATCTGCAGGCTCTCAACGGAGAGAATGGGTTCCTGAGTCTGCATTCGTCGGTTGTCCGTACCCATGGCCAGGTGTTCTCCAACATCCGGATGGCCGCTGACCCTGGCGTGTCGGGCTGTTTGTTCAATCTGTACGCGAATCATTATGACGTGGACAGCTCTGTCGCCATTGTCCGCAACATCGAGCTGTCGGGCCTGACAACGTCGCTTGGACTGCGTGTGGGTTCCGCGCGCACCCGGATCGAACTTGACGGTTTGCTCATCCACGGATGTCGCAGCACGACCACCGGCAGTTTCGCGTCGATCACATCGGACGTATCCTGCATGATGCGTGATGTGGAGTTGTACGACAACTCCCAGGTCGGGACGGCCAACGCCTTCTGCTCGGTGCGTGAGTTCGATTGCGCAGGGTTGAGCATTCACGATTGTCGCGCGACCGGGAACTCGTACGGATTCTTTCACGCAACCAGCGTGCTCGGCAGCCGTGTCAGTGACATCCAGCTGTACGGCAATGTGTCAGGGGACAGCCTGTCCAATTCGACCTGCCGCCTGCTCAATCTGAGTGGCTATGACATCGACGGGGCCTGGATCCATGACAACCGGGCCATCATTCCAGCTGCCCAGGGATACGGCGGGAGGGCTCTGCAGGGCGCCATGTGCAATGCCAGTGGTGACGTCCTCAGCGTATCCAACATCCGCTGCGAGAACAACCGGGTCGACGACCTGGACCCCGGCGACAATCCGGATCTGTTGCTGTACAGCAACCACGGCCGGGACTTTTCCGCGTCCGGCAGCACCTCGTTGACGGCCCGCAACATCGTGGTGCTGAACAGCCGGCAACCCAATCACAATCCCGAGAGAATCGTGGACTCCGAGTTGGTGCCGCATGGGCTTGGATCCAGTCTGAGCCTTTCCGGGGCATTGCATCTGTTTGCAGACAGCATCTGGGTTGAGGATGTGGACGATTGCGGGCTCGAGCTGTACGGGGATTCCATCCGGGTCACCAATGCCGTCTTCAGATCCGTGGAGCGGGCTGCGGTCCAGGTGAAGTACTCTCCCGCTCATGTGATCCACCGCGACTTTCACTTCCGGAACCTGCTGGTGCAGGATCTGGTGGCCGTGGACAACCTGCTGCCCGCCAACCAGCGCCATCTGAGTCGGCAGGCCGTGATACATGTGGAACCCTCGCAGGACCACTTCGAGTGGGCCCCGCGACTGCGCATCGAGAACTCGACCGTGACCGGCAGCCGCGGGTTGCGCCATCTGATTCATGGCATCACCGAAATGACCCTGGACATGAACAACAACCTGTTCTGGGACAACACGGTCGACGTGCCCGCAGAATGCGAAGGCACACTGACCCAGACCTGGCTGTACAATCTGGTGCCCCCGGGATTTCCGGAGGGCGACAACTATGTGGGAGCCGATCCCGATTTCGATCCGGAACTGGGGATCCCCGTCCTGAACGAGACCTCCGTCTGCATCGACGGTGGCAACCCGGCTCCGGTGTTCAATGATGCGGTGGACCCGGAATACCCTGGAATTGCCCTGTGGCCCGGGCAGGGAACCGTGCGCAATGACATTGGATACACGGGCGGCCCGCACGCCGGCGATCTGGAGTATGTGGTCCCCGTGGAATCTCGCCCGGGTGGGCCTCCGATGCGGCCCAGCGGGTTCCTGCTGCATCCCGCGCGCCCCAACCCCTTCAATCCGAGCACGCTTCTGTCCTACACGCTGGGTGCGCCCGCCGAGGTGGAACTGTCCGTCTTCACTCTGCAGGGGCGCCGTGTGCGGTCGCTGGTTTCCGGCTGGCAAGCCGCGGGCCTGCACGAGATCGTGCTGGAGTCGGCTGGCATGGCCAGCGGCCTCTATCTGGTGGCACTGCGTGGAAATGGGCAGTGCAGGACCGGCAAGGTGCTGCTGCTGAAATGA
- a CDS encoding class I SAM-dependent methyltransferase, which translates to MQDSRERFGDRVEVYRRHRPGWPAMLAGLLREQGVLRELSVVADIGSGTGLSCRPFLLAGHEVRAVEPNAGMRHAAESLLGSRPSFRSLPGSAEATGLADHSVDLVVAGQAFHWFDLEASRKEFQRILKPPAPVLLMWNLRDTTSTPFDRDYELFLEHWGIDYGAVREHHPTDDVLRDFMGRQRILRYRLPNPQALNREGLKGRLASASYLPGPGHPQHASMQDAAGQLFDAHQQSGLVTLSQHCELFLGFLSR; encoded by the coding sequence ATGCAGGATTCCCGCGAACGTTTCGGCGACCGGGTCGAGGTCTATCGGCGCCATCGCCCCGGCTGGCCAGCCATGCTGGCCGGGCTGCTGCGGGAGCAGGGTGTCCTGCGCGAACTGTCCGTGGTGGCCGACATCGGCTCGGGCACGGGCCTTTCCTGCCGACCGTTTCTGCTTGCGGGCCACGAGGTCAGGGCCGTGGAGCCCAACGCGGGCATGCGTCACGCGGCCGAATCGCTGCTGGGATCACGCCCCAGCTTCCGCAGCCTGCCGGGCAGCGCCGAAGCGACGGGTCTGGCGGATCACAGCGTCGATCTTGTGGTGGCCGGCCAGGCCTTTCACTGGTTCGATCTCGAAGCCAGCCGAAAGGAGTTCCAGCGCATCCTCAAGCCCCCCGCGCCCGTCCTGCTGATGTGGAATCTGCGTGACACCACGAGCACTCCCTTCGACCGCGACTACGAGCTGTTCCTGGAGCACTGGGGAATCGACTATGGCGCGGTCAGGGAACACCATCCGACGGATGACGTGCTGCGGGACTTCATGGGTCGCCAACGCATCCTGCGCTATCGCCTGCCCAATCCCCAGGCCCTGAACCGCGAGGGTCTCAAGGGCCGCCTGGCTTCCGCCTCCTACCTGCCCGGTCCGGGCCATCCTCAGCACGCCTCCATGCAGGACGCGGCGGGCCAGCTCTTCGATGCCCACCAGCAGTCCGGGCTGGTCACGCTGTCCCAGCACTGCGAGCTGTTTCTGGGCTTCCTCTCCCGCTGA
- the trxA gene encoding thioredoxin produces MFARFPDSPGGFRVRRISAGSVLDLLLALNQIGPSRARNPYRSAKPKICRVRSAAWREPAVPERLPMPFHTPARRPLMSLKSLDRNNFDQEVSQGLVLVDFWATWCAPCNALTPVLEKIADDSSLNVRVAKVDVDANRELMMRFNVRSIPTMIYFKDGRPVDQTMGLVSREQIVNRIQKHNQL; encoded by the coding sequence ATGTTCGCGCGTTTCCCCGATTCTCCCGGCGGATTTCGTGTACGCAGGATTTCCGCTGGTTCTGTCCTTGACCTCTTGCTGGCTCTCAACCAAATTGGGCCTTCCCGTGCCCGGAATCCATACCGCAGTGCGAAACCGAAAATTTGCCGAGTCAGGTCCGCTGCATGGCGCGAACCTGCAGTCCCTGAAAGGCTGCCCATGCCTTTCCATACTCCCGCCAGGAGGCCGCTGATGAGTCTGAAGTCGCTGGATCGCAACAATTTCGATCAGGAAGTATCCCAGGGGCTGGTGCTCGTGGATTTCTGGGCCACCTGGTGTGCGCCCTGCAATGCCCTGACTCCGGTGCTTGAAAAGATCGCCGACGACTCCAGCCTGAACGTGCGCGTCGCCAAGGTGGATGTGGACGCCAACCGCGAACTGATGATGCGCTTCAATGTGCGCAGCATTCCCACCATGATCTACTTCAAGGACGGTCGCCCGGTCGACCAGACCATGGGCCTGGTCTCCCGCGAGCAGATCGTCAACCGCATCCAGAAGCACAACCAGCTCTGA
- a CDS encoding PAS domain-containing protein encodes MPEEKPTRLSGDACQKFTSPLSFLAALGILSGLLFLGETLEAMLATPGTTHASLMICLLCTGGVALAMAPVLWFFVHRPLQARQNRIGRMEKELELILRGTGVGVWDWNVQTGGLRINARWASILGYRPEELEPVSIQTWMRLANPEDLDASNRQLAEVFAGEREEYCLEARMRHRDGSEVWVLDQGRVTERDSGGRVLRMMGTHLDITERKRQEAALLELNKRLAHEQQVFSEGPVVAYTMRIAKDWPVKRVSPNVLAITGYPAEDFIEGKVLYEQLIHPDDRVRVLGEVDSALQSGSVIFDHQPYRLKHSNGEWRWIMAHSTIVRDLDGQATLMKGYITDVTEMKQREQARLALERQMQQAQRMESLGMLAGGVAHDFNNLLMTILGNVELGRDDAAPSSDLAFGLDEIETAARQAAELSNKMLAYTGMGHYEIGPVDLNAIIRDCLPLANHNPANTSIHVVLDPDLPRLNGDGSQLAQMVTGLLTNAVEALGPQGGTLRVQTSCVYCTAADLQATVVGQSGIQEYELAEGNWLELTVSDTGCGMDDSIRERIFEPFFSTKFTGRGLGMAAILGILRGHRSTIAVTSTPGQGTTVRVLLPLEGVRNMSRSNLPTAVDPSTSSRNPALLVVDDEQSVRRMISRMLERLGCRVTLAASGPEALRILDGGSVFDLVILDLTMPDMDGIELLGEMRKRDPDQKLLLSSGYDCRDLWLENEGLADVPFIQKPFGSEALRQMLNNLLSMEHTLTEKADAP; translated from the coding sequence ATGCCCGAGGAAAAACCCACACGGTTGTCAGGGGACGCCTGCCAGAAGTTCACGTCTCCACTGTCCTTCCTGGCGGCTCTTGGCATTCTGTCCGGGTTGCTGTTTCTGGGCGAAACTCTGGAAGCCATGCTGGCGACACCGGGAACCACACATGCCAGTCTGATGATCTGCCTGCTCTGTACCGGGGGGGTGGCGCTGGCCATGGCTCCCGTGCTGTGGTTCTTCGTCCATCGCCCCTTGCAAGCCCGGCAGAACCGCATCGGGCGAATGGAAAAGGAGCTCGAGCTGATTCTGCGAGGTACCGGAGTCGGTGTCTGGGACTGGAACGTGCAGACCGGAGGCCTGCGGATCAACGCCCGTTGGGCGAGCATTCTGGGTTACCGCCCGGAAGAGCTGGAACCGGTCTCGATCCAGACCTGGATGCGTCTGGCCAACCCGGAGGATCTGGACGCCTCCAATCGCCAACTGGCCGAGGTGTTCGCGGGAGAGCGGGAAGAGTACTGCCTGGAGGCCCGGATGCGCCACCGGGATGGCTCGGAAGTCTGGGTGCTGGATCAGGGTCGTGTCACCGAACGGGATTCCGGGGGCAGGGTCCTGAGAATGATGGGCACCCATCTGGACATCACCGAGCGCAAGCGCCAGGAAGCGGCCCTGCTGGAACTGAACAAGCGGTTGGCTCATGAGCAGCAGGTGTTTTCCGAGGGGCCGGTGGTTGCCTACACCATGCGCATTGCCAAGGACTGGCCCGTGAAACGGGTCAGCCCCAACGTGCTGGCCATCACGGGTTACCCGGCAGAGGACTTCATAGAAGGCAAGGTGCTGTACGAGCAACTGATCCATCCGGATGACCGGGTGCGGGTCCTCGGCGAGGTGGATTCTGCCCTCCAGAGTGGTTCCGTGATCTTTGACCATCAACCCTATCGCCTGAAGCACAGCAACGGCGAGTGGCGCTGGATCATGGCTCACTCCACCATCGTCAGGGACTTGGACGGACAAGCGACTCTCATGAAGGGCTACATCACGGATGTCACCGAGATGAAACAGAGAGAGCAGGCACGCCTGGCTCTGGAACGACAGATGCAGCAGGCCCAGCGCATGGAGAGTCTGGGCATGCTTGCCGGAGGCGTGGCTCACGATTTCAACAATCTGCTGATGACCATTCTGGGCAATGTGGAACTGGGGCGCGACGATGCCGCCCCCAGCAGCGACCTGGCCTTCGGCCTGGACGAAATCGAAACGGCGGCGCGTCAGGCGGCCGAGCTGTCCAACAAGATGCTGGCGTATACGGGAATGGGACACTACGAAATCGGCCCCGTGGACCTGAACGCGATCATTCGCGATTGCCTTCCGCTGGCCAACCACAATCCCGCGAATACAAGCATCCACGTGGTGCTGGACCCGGATCTCCCGCGCCTGAATGGCGACGGATCGCAACTGGCACAGATGGTGACGGGGTTGCTGACCAATGCCGTCGAAGCCCTGGGCCCACAAGGGGGCACTCTGCGGGTGCAGACCTCATGCGTGTACTGCACGGCCGCCGACCTTCAGGCGACCGTGGTCGGGCAATCCGGGATCCAGGAATATGAACTGGCCGAGGGAAACTGGCTGGAGCTGACGGTCAGTGACACGGGCTGTGGAATGGATGACAGTATCCGCGAGCGCATCTTCGAACCATTCTTCAGCACCAAGTTCACCGGCAGAGGCCTTGGCATGGCCGCCATTCTGGGCATCCTGCGCGGACACCGGAGCACGATCGCCGTCACCAGCACGCCCGGTCAGGGCACGACGGTTCGTGTGCTGCTTCCATTGGAAGGTGTCAGGAACATGTCACGTTCGAACCTGCCCACGGCCGTTGATCCGAGTACGAGCAGCCGCAATCCCGCGCTTCTCGTCGTGGACGACGAACAGTCCGTGCGACGGATGATCAGCCGCATGCTCGAACGTCTTGGATGCCGGGTGACTCTGGCCGCTTCCGGTCCCGAAGCGCTTCGGATTCTCGACGGCGGCTCGGTGTTCGATCTGGTGATTCTGGATCTGACCATGCCGGACATGGATGGGATCGAGCTGCTGGGGGAAATGCGCAAGCGGGATCCCGACCAGAAGCTCCTGTTGAGCAGCGGCTATGATTGCCGTGATCTGTGGCTCGAAAACGAGGGGCTGGCGGATGTGCCCTTCATTCAGAAACCATTCGGCAGCGAGGCCCTGCGTCAGATGCTGAACAACCTGCTGTCCATGGAGCACACGCTCACTGAAAAGGCTGACGCGCCTTGA
- a CDS encoding WYL domain-containing protein → MKAQERQLSMVACLLNHRYGRTLDQLIRDIPDYGEGDAARKKFQRDRKLLEEMGVLIRMEVLEGEDATGNLQYVYRLDRRELFARPLDLSEEEVRALAWLAQQLEAETNWPFREMARSALEKLKAEREPGARLSERVRILAYSALREDRDLLEALGKAVVDGVSCEVRYRSANGEERTRTIHPYGLKFNHGHWYCLAWCEWRQAAREFRVSRMSEFRPGSTPFERRAEVDLEGWSRDDSWELGLGEGQTVEVVFEKGLSRLVRRRLGRQAVFHEEDSLRVQLDVARPGAFLEWLLSWGARARLVGPPSMRQLLREKLQRARALYSDGGSH, encoded by the coding sequence ATGAAGGCCCAGGAACGACAGCTCTCGATGGTGGCCTGCCTGCTCAACCACCGCTACGGACGCACGCTGGATCAGCTGATTCGCGACATCCCCGACTACGGCGAGGGTGACGCCGCGCGCAAGAAGTTCCAGCGTGACCGCAAGCTGCTGGAAGAGATGGGCGTGCTGATCCGGATGGAGGTGCTCGAAGGCGAGGATGCCACCGGCAACCTGCAGTACGTGTATCGCCTGGACCGGCGCGAATTGTTCGCTCGGCCGCTGGACCTCAGTGAGGAAGAAGTGCGCGCGTTGGCCTGGCTGGCCCAGCAGCTCGAGGCCGAAACCAACTGGCCCTTCCGCGAGATGGCCCGCAGCGCGCTGGAAAAACTGAAGGCCGAACGGGAGCCGGGAGCCCGACTCAGCGAGCGGGTGCGCATTCTGGCCTACAGCGCCCTGCGCGAGGACCGCGACCTGCTGGAAGCCCTGGGCAAGGCGGTGGTGGACGGTGTGTCCTGCGAGGTGCGCTATCGCAGCGCAAACGGAGAAGAGCGCACGCGCACGATCCACCCCTACGGACTCAAGTTCAACCACGGCCACTGGTACTGTCTGGCCTGGTGCGAATGGCGCCAGGCCGCACGCGAGTTTCGCGTGTCACGGATGAGCGAGTTCCGGCCCGGCAGCACACCCTTCGAGCGCCGCGCCGAGGTGGATCTGGAAGGGTGGTCCCGGGATGACAGTTGGGAGCTGGGGCTTGGCGAGGGCCAGACTGTGGAGGTGGTGTTCGAGAAGGGCCTCAGCCGTCTGGTGAGACGCCGGCTGGGCCGCCAGGCCGTGTTCCATGAAGAAGATTCCCTGCGCGTGCAACTGGACGTGGCCAGACCGGGAGCGTTTCTCGAGTGGCTGCTCAGTTGGGGTGCCCGCGCCCGCCTGGTGGGCCCGCCCTCCATGCGTCAGCTGTTGCGCGAGAAACTGCAACGGGCCCGCGCCCTGTACTCCGACGGAGGATCACACTGA
- a CDS encoding WYL domain-containing protein, whose product MAATHSLSRLMNLIPYLSRRQGQKVDLVCKELGLELKELLADIRMISALSYGNWGEGDLVDIYLDHDTIQVFTGGLFEHRLRFSQPEMAALLSGWDHLQALGLKRYLPGMESALRHLRDELSGGGGGDLEEISKRIRYQVGLSADEDLVPQVLSATEEHRSLEIQYYSVNSNSHRSRRVDPWHCVCRNGVWYLTGHDHASGEQRTFRLDRISELTVLDETFSVPDGFDPEQVMTPGHSWLQGAHMEVTIRLGGTLERIAREDNWKGLEEVDGQLRMSMGESNGNWVMKLLLPYCDECEILGPPELRARMASTLEELERLVAEDI is encoded by the coding sequence ATGGCCGCCACCCATTCCCTGAGTCGCCTGATGAACCTGATCCCCTACCTGAGCCGCCGCCAGGGCCAGAAGGTGGATCTGGTCTGCAAGGAACTGGGCCTGGAACTGAAAGAACTGCTGGCCGACATCCGGATGATTTCCGCGCTGTCCTACGGCAACTGGGGCGAAGGCGACCTGGTGGACATCTACCTGGATCACGACACGATCCAGGTCTTCACCGGTGGTCTGTTCGAGCACCGCCTGCGTTTCTCCCAGCCCGAGATGGCGGCCCTGCTGAGCGGCTGGGACCATCTGCAGGCGCTGGGGCTCAAGCGCTACCTGCCCGGCATGGAAAGCGCGCTGCGCCATCTGCGAGACGAGCTGTCGGGCGGTGGCGGAGGGGATCTCGAGGAGATCAGCAAACGCATCCGCTACCAGGTGGGGCTGTCCGCGGATGAGGACCTGGTGCCCCAGGTGCTCTCGGCCACCGAGGAGCACCGCAGTCTGGAGATCCAGTACTACTCGGTGAACAGCAACAGCCACCGCAGCCGCCGGGTGGACCCCTGGCACTGTGTCTGCCGCAACGGAGTCTGGTATCTCACCGGACACGACCATGCCAGCGGCGAGCAGCGCACCTTCCGGCTGGACCGGATCAGCGAACTGACCGTGCTGGACGAGACCTTCAGCGTGCCCGATGGCTTCGATCCGGAACAGGTGATGACTCCGGGGCATTCCTGGCTCCAGGGCGCTCACATGGAGGTGACGATTCGCCTCGGCGGCACTCTCGAACGCATCGCGCGCGAGGACAACTGGAAGGGGCTGGAGGAGGTGGACGGCCAGCTGCGGATGTCCATGGGCGAGAGCAACGGCAACTGGGTGATGAAGTTGCTGCTGCCCTACTGCGACGAGTGCGAGATCCTGGGGCCCCCCGAGCTGCGCGCCCGGATGGCCAGCACGCTGGAGGAGCTGGAGCGCCTGGTTGCGGAGGACATCTGA
- a CDS encoding ribbon-helix-helix protein, CopG family produces the protein MLLSLRLPESVESRLDAEARHQQCNRSQIAREAILEYLDNRERQRQMACLVAETNAVYARPELRAEAVTLSEDAIDDGLSEIMRREADSSSDPWWK, from the coding sequence ATGCTGCTCAGCCTGAGACTGCCCGAGTCCGTCGAGTCCCGCCTGGACGCGGAGGCTCGCCATCAGCAATGCAATCGCTCACAGATCGCTCGCGAGGCAATCCTGGAGTACCTGGACAACCGGGAGCGACAACGCCAGATGGCATGCCTCGTCGCGGAAACGAATGCAGTATATGCCAGGCCTGAGCTCCGGGCGGAAGCCGTGACGCTGAGCGAGGATGCCATTGATGATGGGCTGAGCGAGATCATGCGCCGGGAGGCGGATTCCTCATCCGACCCTTGGTGGAAATGA
- a CDS encoding type II toxin-antitoxin system PemK/MazF family toxin yields the protein MIRRGEIWIANFNPTRGNQIGRIRPALVIQDDALLNSLCPTLAVLPLSSLVDFSAAEELSLFVRLEARDRLLKPSVILVQQPRTVDRTRIGQGPLTRLSDVEMARVDRVLRLVLGL from the coding sequence ATGATCCGCAGAGGCGAGATCTGGATCGCCAACTTCAACCCGACACGCGGCAATCAGATTGGCAGGATTCGCCCCGCATTGGTCATTCAGGACGATGCACTGCTGAACTCCCTGTGTCCGACCCTTGCCGTGCTTCCACTCAGTTCACTGGTTGACTTTTCCGCCGCAGAAGAGCTGAGTCTGTTCGTGCGCCTCGAGGCACGTGACCGTCTGCTGAAACCCAGTGTCATTCTGGTGCAACAACCCCGCACGGTGGATCGTACACGCATCGGGCAGGGTCCCTTGACCCGCCTGTCAGACGTGGAAATGGCCCGTGTGGACCGAGTCCTCAGGCTGGTGCTGGGGCTGTAG
- a CDS encoding ASCH domain-containing protein gives MSSIPPIESLIAQLRDVGIELPPGPVHADRYGDSAELSDELLALIKSGRKRAGTGLLWAYEHDGDKIARLGDIEIVIDHENRPALVTRIVSSEIIPFNEVTSEYAAIEGEGDGSLDYWRRGHWNFFSRECERIGKQPSETMLVICCVFEVLHVLPVPGKD, from the coding sequence ATGTCCTCCATCCCGCCCATTGAGTCCTTGATTGCCCAGCTTCGCGACGTTGGCATCGAACTTCCGCCAGGGCCCGTTCATGCGGATCGCTATGGCGACTCGGCCGAACTTTCCGATGAACTGCTGGCCCTCATCAAATCCGGCCGGAAACGGGCAGGAACTGGATTGCTCTGGGCCTACGAGCACGATGGGGACAAGATCGCCCGGCTCGGCGACATCGAAATCGTGATTGACCACGAGAACAGACCTGCTCTGGTCACACGCATCGTCAGTTCCGAGATCATTCCATTCAACGAAGTGACTTCCGAGTACGCCGCCATCGAGGGAGAAGGGGACGGCTCTCTGGACTACTGGCGCCGGGGACACTGGAACTTCTTTTCACGAGAATGCGAGCGCATCGGAAAGCAGCCCAGTGAGACAATGCTGGTCATCTGCTGCGTGTTCGAGGTCCTGCATGTGCTTCCCGTACCTGGAAAGGACTGA
- a CDS encoding thioredoxin family protein: MFSQPLLAADAPVGGSALAATAAVGAAPGQPAPAFTLMDIEGKSHSLADYKGKTVVLEWYNPDCPFVKKHYDSKNMQELQKEMAAKDVQWLLINSSAVGKQGNCDPARARELIKENGISASSFLLDHDGKVGHAYGAKTTPHMFVIDKEGTLVYNGAIDDNPSAKPEDARTAHNLVRAAVNEVLAGSAVTKAATQPYGCGVKYADKK, translated from the coding sequence ATGTTCAGCCAGCCCCTGCTGGCCGCCGACGCCCCCGTGGGCGGGTCGGCGCTGGCGGCCACCGCGGCCGTTGGAGCTGCCCCGGGTCAGCCCGCCCCCGCCTTCACCCTGATGGACATCGAGGGCAAGAGTCACAGCCTGGCCGATTACAAGGGCAAGACCGTGGTGCTGGAGTGGTACAACCCCGACTGTCCCTTCGTGAAGAAGCACTACGACAGCAAGAACATGCAGGAGCTGCAGAAGGAGATGGCTGCCAAGGACGTGCAGTGGCTGCTGATCAATTCCTCCGCCGTGGGCAAGCAGGGCAACTGTGATCCCGCACGGGCCAGGGAACTGATCAAGGAGAACGGCATCTCGGCTTCCTCCTTTCTGCTGGATCACGATGGCAAGGTGGGCCACGCCTACGGCGCCAAGACCACCCCGCACATGTTCGTGATTGACAAGGAGGGCACGCTGGTTTACAACGGCGCCATCGACGACAATCCTTCGGCGAAACCCGAAGACGCCAGAACCGCGCACAATCTGGTTCGCGCCGCGGTCAACGAGGTGCTGGCCGGCAGCGCCGTCACCAAGGCCGCCACCCAGCCCTACGGCTGTGGAGTGAAGTACGCCGACAAGAAGTAG